In one Bacteroidota bacterium genomic region, the following are encoded:
- a CDS encoding T9SS type A sorting domain-containing protein, which yields MVQNLPYTQNFGVGAFTLMPEGMAVWTVSAGPKTTQALAQASVANGNALIPAATASQVGSGCFGLAINGNGMLYIQTGSNTVNGTNQGAVAVSTIGYSNIQVSFSVQMISAQLKTVGLVLQYRTATTAAWTNVTGGVYSHNNVDRVNGQTDNFVNLILPTAAANKSVVQLRWASWAGTQAGNYSGVAIDNISITGTYDRPTYYFRSKQSGNWSNTNTWQMSSNNSTWTDAVFTPNYKSKSITIQTGHNVVLTTIDTLDEVIINGTLTYGDFSGNELAVNNGAGTDIIVNGAFEDSGPNAINFLTGATWAIGTNGTLIRTRSTAPDNWQLKYQGGIAVIPATANWILRKTGTDSPVLSSLGGMYYPNLLIECATMTGWICNGNSCFSGATDYPRIKGSLFIGVNQSGTVNFKNENSFTTAIPVAGNIIVGNGSSLQNCGTGIDVKGNIIIDGILSYGNSGTRKILFSGTTTQTISGNGTINFYNIAVSKTTTPLNLATNISVENSLVLTAGKMLLGNNNLILGPAATITATSNAYIRTNGLGKLVKKYNSTGAAFTFAVGDSLKYTPYTINLTSGSITPNADISVRQVSVREPHFAVCSNYIRKYWEVNVNNITNAAATATYLYADADVELNENDFTALRWSAADSTKIAGTVNKATNTATASGLLKSGNYTVAGIIPHDVCSAATGITADTNCSLRQYYSYGTCWLKLQNNFQQQKLTAISGINSPLTITLYSGSCNGMTKIRKDSIGANDTLIIDTLKLIPGIYFVKVETSGKFQVSVCKFLPVLDFTLSADSLSDGDTLKIINTSKGFSVNAGFLWQFNDCTFFPDDSLQNTCSLTTRGIHPQLKGTFIMDGYHYISLKAVDNNGAIITTVSPELKTVLSGMKTNSCHGTCHDTLPLDPCQYICNGDFEYHSACPQGISEICLTEPWTINDSLGSTCSTPDYFNSCRTCNNISGCVSVPQNMIGYQNSHTLHGGAYAGFIATSYAYYWNPYYLYEYIQQPLKFQLTQGERYHVIMYLSLAERCNYAVGGLQMYFTNGQPQQPTGWRQIVPAFPAQLTTPSPIINDKQNWVLYSADFVAPTSGIDWVTIGVFDPDPPNQPNQPVSGNYMGVNYLPGWDNAYYFIDDVSVTFEPTITASQTQICPGQSSILTVAGGTQYLWNTGQTTQSITVNPSASTTYFCTITSANGCTKIDTVTVGVVGLPTQPQLIGSFHNCVQGASLQYSVVSPPTGWTYNWSFPASETFSNSNPNGPATFNVVWKNPFSAPRVNLIVKGTEPVNGCSNSDTITIYQCCDAGISTYPGTPDYNWLDQTITLVNGITLVGNKKIIINGTVYFDEDLTFDGCTFYMGPFAKAVVKSGRTVTIKRSSVVQSCDKINMWDGFYISDNTATLKILGKSWVQDGRNAVVSQNGGIFQIEESSTFDLNNISLLVKSQGANTASYFKTNFVRCSNAASMLWPYNNNRSYCGVKVDTTTYVLIGPSNTFNKLDVGIYSYKSGVEIIQNTFNNITTAPLQFTKAAIWAIGPGVSLKALNNTFTNCFEGIYCERRMNIQVKNNTFTTIKQNAVYYNGIGPVLNSNTVLVDANIISNAGNGVFAYMPGKSISTISNNNISWTYSVPDTLRYGIKFYGTNSANEKMTIGPMNVVGATYAYKAIGLQNAVLPVVTANTITIANKSGSFTPYGIHLQNCVSAKVKCNNVSTNNNPAPGTGMKSFGIAFEMSENTSLLANNINNIHTAIMAANSCLNSKVFYNNMNYCRYGLVLNAQGIIGQQGNMQQPTNNNWTGCVYDTWSFSSYGGSSALYVQNTTNINPYILFIHFSPNNPLYSAFSRMGGAQNIMQPLNPCAGWPVIASVQSAQLTDIAEQGAVGLQATDKAAEYSAERSLRNIVKYDSLMALEPVLDAFYNSTEPTAMGLLDSALAAIREGNCSVAAVLNNRVPDTNVIEANERRVNEIELNHCNGNSPFTEAEVSELRALAQSCPFTDGKAVYRARTLLAIVDSFNTEYLNECEELRIIENRKISTQKAEDTVSENAAIQISIYPNPAAEVINVEVSGIALGVPMSMEVYDVMGVMVKKIGFVNEGMNSILLSEISNGVYFCNLIKGGIILSKNKIVIVK from the coding sequence ATGGTCCAAAACCTTCCATACACACAGAATTTTGGAGTAGGCGCATTTACTCTGATGCCTGAAGGTATGGCCGTATGGACAGTCAGTGCAGGTCCGAAAACAACGCAGGCATTGGCGCAGGCAAGCGTTGCAAATGGAAATGCCCTGATTCCTGCAGCCACTGCGTCACAGGTTGGCTCGGGTTGTTTTGGTCTGGCGATAAATGGCAATGGTATGCTGTACATTCAAACAGGATCCAATACAGTAAACGGCACCAACCAGGGTGCCGTTGCCGTTTCAACAATCGGGTATAGCAATATACAGGTGTCGTTTTCTGTGCAGATGATATCCGCACAATTAAAAACGGTGGGGCTGGTTTTGCAATACCGTACTGCCACTACAGCCGCTTGGACAAATGTGACAGGAGGGGTTTATTCCCATAATAATGTGGATAGAGTTAACGGACAAACTGACAATTTCGTCAATCTGATATTGCCAACTGCCGCGGCAAACAAGTCCGTAGTGCAGCTTCGCTGGGCAAGTTGGGCAGGTACACAGGCTGGAAACTATTCGGGAGTGGCAATAGATAATATTTCTATAACCGGAACCTACGATCGTCCGACTTATTATTTTCGGAGTAAACAATCCGGCAACTGGAGTAATACGAACACATGGCAGATGTCGTCTAATAATTCAACTTGGACAGATGCTGTTTTTACACCCAATTATAAATCGAAAAGTATAACAATTCAAACCGGACACAATGTTGTTCTTACGACAATTGATACCCTTGATGAGGTAATAATAAATGGTACTTTGACTTATGGCGATTTTTCCGGTAATGAGTTAGCGGTTAATAACGGCGCGGGAACTGATATTATAGTAAATGGTGCTTTTGAAGATTCCGGACCAAACGCAATCAATTTTTTGACCGGCGCAACATGGGCTATCGGTACAAATGGAACACTCATCCGAACGCGAAGTACTGCCCCCGATAACTGGCAGTTGAAGTATCAGGGAGGCATTGCAGTAATTCCGGCAACCGCCAATTGGATACTCCGTAAAACGGGCACTGATTCTCCTGTGCTGTCAAGCCTTGGCGGGATGTATTATCCCAACCTCTTAATTGAGTGTGCTACGATGACAGGATGGATTTGTAATGGCAATTCATGTTTTTCAGGTGCAACAGATTATCCACGCATCAAAGGTTCGCTATTTATTGGCGTAAACCAGAGTGGTACTGTAAATTTTAAAAATGAGAATTCTTTTACAACTGCTATTCCGGTAGCCGGAAATATAATCGTCGGCAACGGCTCCTCGCTTCAAAATTGCGGAACCGGCATTGATGTAAAAGGCAATATTATTATTGACGGAATTCTTTCATATGGAAACAGCGGCACGCGAAAAATATTGTTTTCGGGCACCACAACCCAAACGATTAGCGGAAACGGAACAATTAACTTTTATAATATCGCTGTTAGCAAAACTACAACGCCCCTGAATCTCGCAACAAACATCAGTGTTGAGAACAGCCTTGTTTTAACGGCAGGAAAGATGCTGTTGGGAAATAACAATCTTATTCTCGGGCCGGCAGCAACAATTACTGCGACATCAAATGCTTACATCAGAACCAATGGACTTGGCAAACTTGTGAAAAAATATAATAGTACGGGCGCAGCTTTCACCTTTGCAGTAGGTGATTCATTGAAATATACTCCTTACACGATTAACCTGACATCAGGCAGCATTACTCCAAATGCAGATATTTCGGTTCGGCAGGTTTCTGTTCGCGAACCTCACTTTGCTGTCTGTTCAAACTATATCAGGAAATATTGGGAAGTGAATGTTAACAACATCACTAATGCTGCAGCAACAGCTACTTATTTATATGCCGATGCTGATGTAGAACTGAATGAAAATGATTTTACTGCACTTCGATGGAGTGCTGCTGACAGTACGAAAATTGCAGGGACTGTCAACAAAGCAACAAATACAGCAACTGCTTCCGGCTTGCTAAAATCCGGAAACTATACTGTGGCAGGAATAATTCCTCACGATGTATGTTCTGCTGCAACCGGTATAACAGCTGATACTAATTGTTCGCTCCGTCAATATTACTCTTATGGAACCTGTTGGCTAAAACTTCAAAACAACTTCCAGCAGCAAAAACTGACAGCTATAAGTGGCATTAACAGTCCACTTACGATTACTCTTTATTCAGGAAGTTGCAACGGTATGACGAAAATTCGCAAAGATTCCATCGGTGCAAATGATACCTTGATAATTGATACACTAAAACTTATTCCCGGAATCTATTTTGTTAAGGTGGAAACCTCAGGAAAATTTCAGGTTTCTGTTTGTAAATTTTTGCCGGTACTCGATTTTACGTTATCTGCAGACTCTTTGAGTGATGGAGACACACTTAAAATAATAAACACTTCAAAGGGATTTTCTGTAAATGCCGGTTTTTTGTGGCAATTTAATGATTGTACATTTTTCCCCGATGATTCTTTACAAAATACCTGCAGTCTTACCACGAGGGGAATTCACCCGCAACTTAAAGGAACATTCATAATGGATGGTTACCATTATATCAGTTTAAAAGCTGTTGATAATAATGGCGCAATTATAACGACTGTATCACCTGAATTAAAAACAGTTTTGAGCGGCATGAAAACAAACTCGTGCCACGGGACGTGCCATGATACGCTTCCATTGGATCCATGTCAATATATTTGCAACGGAGATTTTGAGTACCACTCCGCTTGCCCACAAGGAATTAGTGAGATTTGCCTTACTGAGCCCTGGACAATTAATGATAGCCTCGGAAGCACCTGTAGTACACCCGACTACTTTAATTCTTGCAGAACCTGCAACAACATCTCCGGGTGTGTCAGTGTTCCTCAGAATATGATAGGCTACCAGAATTCACATACTTTACATGGTGGCGCCTATGCCGGTTTTATCGCAACAAGCTACGCATACTATTGGAATCCCTATTATCTTTATGAATATATTCAGCAACCCCTAAAATTTCAATTGACGCAGGGGGAAAGGTATCATGTAATAATGTACCTCAGTTTGGCCGAACGCTGTAACTATGCTGTTGGGGGGTTGCAAATGTATTTTACCAATGGGCAGCCACAGCAACCGACAGGATGGCGTCAAATAGTACCGGCATTTCCGGCGCAACTAACAACACCTTCACCGATAATAAATGATAAGCAAAACTGGGTGTTATATAGTGCCGATTTTGTTGCGCCAACTTCCGGCATTGACTGGGTAACGATTGGCGTTTTCGACCCTGACCCTCCCAATCAGCCAAATCAGCCGGTTTCAGGCAATTACATGGGGGTAAATTATTTGCCGGGCTGGGACAATGCTTACTACTTTATCGATGATGTAAGTGTTACCTTTGAGCCCACTATAACCGCCTCACAGACTCAGATTTGCCCGGGTCAAAGCTCGATACTTACAGTAGCGGGAGGGACACAATATCTTTGGAACACTGGTCAGACAACACAATCAATAACAGTGAATCCATCTGCATCAACAACCTATTTTTGCACTATTACAAGTGCAAATGGTTGCACCAAGATAGATACCGTTACAGTTGGTGTTGTTGGGCTGCCCACACAACCACAGCTTATCGGATCATTCCATAATTGCGTTCAGGGCGCTTCATTACAATATAGTGTTGTGAGTCCGCCAACGGGTTGGACCTATAATTGGTCTTTTCCTGCAAGCGAGACATTTTCAAACTCAAACCCTAACGGTCCGGCTACCTTCAATGTGGTTTGGAAAAATCCATTCAGTGCACCGCGTGTAAATCTTATCGTAAAAGGTACCGAACCAGTGAACGGCTGCTCAAACTCTGATACTATCACCATATATCAATGCTGCGATGCCGGTATTAGTACCTATCCCGGAACCCCCGATTATAATTGGCTCGACCAAACGATAACACTCGTTAATGGAATTACACTTGTTGGAAACAAGAAAATTATCATTAATGGTACCGTTTATTTTGATGAGGACCTCACCTTTGATGGCTGCACTTTCTACATGGGGCCATTTGCAAAGGCTGTTGTTAAAAGTGGACGTACGGTTACCATTAAAAGAAGCTCGGTGGTGCAGTCGTGCGATAAAATAAATATGTGGGACGGATTTTATATTTCGGATAATACAGCTACTCTTAAAATCTTAGGCAAATCTTGGGTGCAGGATGGTCGTAATGCTGTTGTTTCACAAAATGGCGGAATATTTCAGATAGAAGAATCCAGCACTTTTGATTTGAATAATATCAGTTTATTAGTGAAATCACAAGGTGCAAATACAGCGAGTTATTTTAAAACAAATTTCGTGCGATGCTCTAATGCCGCCTCAATGCTTTGGCCCTACAATAATAACCGAAGTTACTGCGGCGTTAAAGTTGATACAACCACTTATGTTTTAATTGGTCCGTCAAATACGTTTAATAAACTTGATGTCGGAATTTATTCATACAAATCAGGCGTGGAGATTATACAAAATACATTTAATAATATAACGACTGCACCTCTCCAGTTTACCAAAGCAGCCATTTGGGCAATAGGTCCGGGTGTTTCGCTGAAGGCGCTCAATAATACATTTACGAATTGCTTTGAAGGAATATACTGCGAACGACGTATGAATATTCAGGTGAAGAACAATACGTTTACTACAATAAAACAAAATGCGGTTTATTATAATGGTATTGGGCCTGTGCTAAACAGTAATACCGTGCTTGTTGATGCCAATATTATTTCAAATGCCGGCAATGGTGTATTTGCGTACATGCCGGGCAAAAGCATCAGTACAATATCAAACAACAATATCAGCTGGACCTACAGCGTACCCGACACTCTTCGCTATGGCATTAAATTTTATGGTACTAACAGCGCGAACGAAAAAATGACCATCGGCCCCATGAATGTGGTGGGCGCTACTTACGCCTATAAAGCAATTGGCCTTCAAAATGCCGTACTGCCGGTGGTTACTGCCAACACCATCACCATTGCCAATAAAAGTGGCAGCTTTACTCCCTATGGCATACACCTGCAAAATTGCGTGAGTGCCAAGGTAAAGTGCAACAATGTAAGCACCAACAACAATCCTGCACCCGGTACAGGTATGAAAAGCTTTGGGATAGCCTTTGAAATGAGCGAAAATACTTCCTTACTGGCAAATAATATTAATAATATACACACGGCAATTATGGCCGCCAACTCCTGCCTGAATTCTAAAGTGTTTTATAATAATATGAATTATTGTAGATACGGACTTGTGCTCAATGCCCAGGGCATTATTGGGCAGCAGGGCAATATGCAACAACCAACAAATAATAACTGGACCGGATGTGTGTATGATACGTGGAGTTTTTCTTCTTATGGCGGGTCTTCTGCATTGTATGTCCAGAATACCACGAATATAAATCCATACATTCTATTCATCCATTTTTCTCCAAATAACCCACTCTATTCTGCATTTTCGCGCATGGGTGGAGCACAAAATATAATGCAGCCGCTCAACCCTTGCGCCGGATGGCCTGTGATTGCAAGCGTTCAGAGTGCGCAGCTTACTGACATTGCCGAACAAGGAGCTGTTGGGCTGCAAGCAACCGATAAAGCTGCCGAATACTCTGCAGAGCGCTCGCTGCGCAATATTGTAAAATACGATTCGCTGATGGCGCTTGAACCTGTTTTAGATGCTTTTTACAATAGTACCGAACCCACCGCTATGGGCTTGCTCGACTCTGCCTTGGCAGCCATACGCGAAGGAAATTGCTCTGTGGCAGCTGTTCTAAATAATAGGGTGCCCGATACGAATGTAATAGAAGCGAATGAGAGGCGGGTGAATGAAATAGAACTGAACCACTGCAACGGCAACAGCCCATTTACCGAAGCTGAAGTAAGTGAACTGAGAGCGTTGGCACAAAGCTGCCCGTTTACCGATGGCAAGGCAGTATATCGCGCCCGTACGCTATTAGCAATTGTTGATAGTTTTAACACCGAGTATTTGAATGAATGTGAAGAGCTGCGCATAATTGAAAATCGTAAAATCAGCACCCAAAAGGCTGAAGATACTGTTTCAGAAAATGCAGCTATTCAAATAAGCATATATCCAAACCCTGCCGCCGAGGTAATAAACGTGGAAGTTTCGGGGATTGCGCTCGGAGTGCCCATGAGCATGGAGGTGTATGATGTAATGGGCGTAATGGTGAAAAAAATAGGCTTCGTGAATGAGGGCATGAATTCTATTCTGCTCAGTGAAATTAGCAACGGGGTGTATTTCTGCAACCTGATTAAGGGCGGAATAATACTCAGCAAAAATAAAATTGTAATAGTTAAATAG
- a CDS encoding geranylgeranylglyceryl/heptaprenylglyceryl phosphate synthase, with amino-acid sequence MSIYTHIVSKIENGRKQLAVLIDPDKVSGVEVGRMAEISQTCGVDYFFIGGSLLTNDNLDCCIENLRKHSSIPVVLFPGNTLQINAKADAILFLSLISGRNPEMLIGKHVVAAPYLRASMLEVIPTGYMLIESGKPTTALYMSNSTPIPSDKDDIAVCTALAGEMLGLKLIYADAGSGAERTVTPSMIRNLKKNISIPLIIGGGIRSAAKAKEIYDAGADIIVIGNAIEKNSRLISDIREAGNAL; translated from the coding sequence ATGAGCATTTACACCCACATAGTTTCAAAAATTGAAAATGGTCGCAAACAGTTAGCTGTACTTATAGATCCAGATAAAGTGAGCGGCGTGGAGGTTGGGCGTATGGCAGAAATCTCACAGACGTGCGGTGTCGATTATTTTTTTATTGGTGGAAGCCTGCTTACCAATGATAATTTGGATTGCTGCATAGAGAATTTGAGAAAGCACAGCTCCATTCCGGTTGTGCTGTTTCCGGGAAACACGCTTCAGATAAATGCAAAAGCTGACGCAATCCTTTTTCTCTCACTTATTTCCGGGAGAAATCCTGAAATGCTGATTGGTAAACATGTCGTTGCAGCGCCCTATTTGAGAGCAAGCATGCTGGAAGTGATACCAACCGGTTATATGCTTATAGAAAGCGGAAAGCCAACAACGGCGCTATATATGAGCAATTCAACGCCTATTCCTTCGGATAAAGATGATATTGCGGTGTGTACGGCTCTTGCAGGTGAAATGCTCGGTTTGAAATTAATCTACGCCGATGCCGGAAGTGGCGCCGAAAGAACGGTTACACCTTCAATGATTCGTAATCTTAAAAAGAATATTTCTATTCCCCTCATTATTGGGGGTGGCATCCGCAGTGCTGCCAAAGCCAAAGAAATTTATGATGCCGGAGCCGATATAATAGTGATAGGTAATGCCATCGAGAAAAACAGCCGCCTGATATCCGACATCAGGGAGGCCGGAAACGCATTATAG
- the metF gene encoding methylenetetrahydrofolate reductase [NAD(P)H], with the protein MKIAERIKKSDKTLFTFELLPPLKGDNIGTIHEMIEPLLEFSPAYINVTYHREEVVYKKRDGGLLEKKIVRKRPGTVGITAAIKFKYKIEVIPHIICGGFSREETENALIDLHFLGIHNLLVLRGDVPKSEKYFVAECDGHEHAIDLVRQVQDLNKGIYLDDEVENKTPTDFSIGVAGYPEKHAEAPNMQSDLRYLKQKIEAGAEYIVTQMFYDNAKYFSFVKQCRAEGIDVPIIPGIKPIASIKQINMLPQTFNIDIPNALAQEIEKCKNNEQAREVGVEWTTAQAKELLKAGVPALHFFTMGRADNIRKIAKAVF; encoded by the coding sequence ATGAAAATTGCAGAAAGAATAAAAAAATCAGACAAAACTTTATTTACGTTTGAATTGCTGCCACCCCTTAAAGGTGATAACATAGGTACTATTCATGAAATGATAGAGCCCTTGCTGGAGTTTTCGCCGGCATATATTAATGTTACCTATCATCGTGAAGAAGTCGTTTATAAAAAGCGTGATGGCGGTTTGCTTGAAAAGAAAATCGTACGGAAACGCCCGGGAACAGTTGGAATAACGGCAGCCATCAAATTCAAATATAAAATTGAGGTTATTCCGCATATTATTTGTGGGGGTTTTAGTCGTGAAGAAACTGAGAATGCCCTGATAGACCTGCATTTTTTGGGAATACATAATTTATTGGTGCTTCGCGGCGATGTGCCTAAATCAGAAAAATATTTTGTTGCCGAATGCGATGGTCATGAGCATGCAATCGACCTTGTGCGTCAGGTTCAGGATTTGAATAAAGGTATTTATCTGGATGATGAAGTGGAGAATAAAACACCCACAGACTTCAGTATTGGTGTTGCGGGTTATCCTGAAAAACACGCTGAAGCTCCTAATATGCAATCGGACCTGCGTTATCTGAAACAAAAAATTGAAGCAGGAGCAGAATATATCGTCACACAAATGTTTTATGACAACGCAAAATATTTCAGCTTTGTGAAACAATGCCGTGCCGAAGGTATTGATGTGCCAATCATTCCGGGAATAAAGCCGATTGCCTCCATTAAGCAAATTAATATGCTTCCGCAGACATTCAATATAGATATTCCGAATGCACTGGCACAGGAAATAGAAAAATGTAAAAATAATGAGCAGGCGCGTGAGGTTGGTGTTGAATGGACCACGGCTCAGGCCAAGGAACTATTGAAAGCAGGTGTTCCGGCATTGCATTTTTTTACAATGGGTCGCGCCGATAATATTCGGAAAATTGCAAAAGCGGTTTTCTGA